Proteins co-encoded in one Bremerella sp. TYQ1 genomic window:
- a CDS encoding Rieske 2Fe-2S domain-containing protein, with protein MPNWVDVAAESDCPIGQALEVVAAKKMIAIYHTEEGFFATDGMCAHQGGPIGQGELCGNIVTCPWHGWQYDVTTGKHELSPIRLDRYAIKTEAGRIFVDVTEDEA; from the coding sequence ATGCCAAATTGGGTCGATGTTGCCGCAGAATCCGATTGCCCTATCGGACAAGCTCTGGAGGTGGTCGCCGCAAAAAAGATGATCGCCATTTATCATACCGAAGAAGGTTTTTTCGCGACGGATGGTATGTGCGCTCACCAGGGAGGGCCGATCGGTCAGGGAGAGTTATGTGGCAATATCGTTACTTGTCCTTGGCATGGGTGGCAGTACGACGTGACGACCGGCAAGCACGAACTGAGTCCTATTCGTTTAGATCGGTACGCAATTAAAACGGAGGCAGGAAGAATCTTCGTCGACGTCACGGAAGACGAAGCGTAG
- a CDS encoding GNAT family N-acetyltransferase produces MQFVPCTFEEHAEAILDIFNDAIENTTALYDYHPRPAESMVAWFEAKKVGQFPVIGAVNESHELMGFASYGTFRPWAAYKYTVEHSVYVHKEHRGKGLGLALMRKLIEHARQQNLHVLVGGIDLSNEGSVRLHEKLGFDHTGTIKQAAFKFGRWLDLGFFQLILETPDEPVDG; encoded by the coding sequence ATGCAGTTTGTTCCATGTACGTTTGAAGAGCACGCCGAGGCGATTCTCGATATCTTTAACGATGCGATTGAAAATACAACTGCGCTCTACGATTATCATCCTCGACCAGCCGAAAGCATGGTCGCTTGGTTTGAAGCGAAGAAGGTTGGCCAGTTTCCCGTCATCGGCGCGGTTAATGAAAGTCACGAATTGATGGGGTTCGCGAGTTACGGAACCTTCCGGCCTTGGGCGGCTTACAAATACACGGTTGAGCACTCGGTGTATGTCCATAAAGAGCATCGAGGCAAAGGGCTGGGGCTGGCGCTGATGCGAAAGTTAATCGAACATGCCAGACAGCAAAATTTGCACGTGCTTGTCGGCGGTATCGACCTCAGTAACGAGGGAAGTGTTCGGTTGCACGAAAAACTGGGCTTCGATCACACTGGGACCATTAAGCAAGCCGCTTTCAAGTTTGGACGATGGCTGGATCTCGGGTTTTTTCAGTTGATTTTGGAAACGCCTGATGAGCCGGTGGATGGTTGA